TAGGGCGGCTTTCCATCACCGGTGGAGGCGTAGGGTAGGCATGGAAACCTGCTGGGGGACTCTGTCTCGGTTCCAAAGTCTGTTGGTCGCGCCACGGGCCGAGGTGCACGCACTTCCAGAAGTGCGTCGCACCTGGGATCACACTTTTCCTATTCGCGTAGATTCGTGTTATTCGCGGATAGGGGCAGGTATGGAAACCTGCCTACGCGCGCCGCGCCGGGGCAGCATCTGGCGCGCCGCACGGGTGTTTACAGATTCAGAGGCGTGCGCTATACTCTCGCCGTCGGCTGGGGGGTGTCCACTCATTATCAGAGGAGGAGCGCCATGCGAAGAATCCGCTGGTACGATTACATCACGGTCAACATCTACTGGCTCGGTTTGACCACGGTCTCCCAGAGTTTCTCCATCATCATACCCCTGATTGTGCAACGGTTTGTTACCACTGCCGAACAGGGCGAGGCTTACGGAACCATTCGGCTGTACACCCTGATGGTGGCCTTGCTGGCCCAGGCCCTGTTCGGGATGCTCTCGGATCGCAGCACGCTGCGTTGGGGGCGGCGGCGGCCCTTCATCCTGCTGGGCACGCTGGGCAACATGCTGGCCATCATCGCCGTCGGGGCCTCGCCCACCTACTGGTTCCTGTTCGGGGCGCTGGTCTTCTCGCAGATTGCCTCCAACGCCGCCCACGGCGCGGAGCAGGGCCTCATCCCCGACCTGGTGCCGGAAGAGTACCGGGGCCGGTTTTCGGGCATCAAGGCCGTGATGGATCTGCTGCCGGTCATCATCGTCGCCATGACGGTCGGCCCGCTGGTCGCCAAGGGGCAGATGTGGGCGGGCATTTTCGTGGCGGTGGGCATCTTGTTCGTAACGATGGCTCTCACGATGCTGGTGCGCGAGGAGCCGCTGCGGGAGCCACCGGGGCCTCTGAACTGGGAGCCTTTCCTGCGGCTTGTCGCCATGACGCTGGTATTCCTCGTGGTCATCTTGGGGCTGGGGGCGGCGGCGAAATGGGTCGGCGAGCAGGTCGCGGGCGTGCAATCGGTGCCGGCGCTGCTGCTCATCATGGGCCTCGTGGGGGCCGTGGCCATCGCAGGCGCGGTGATCGTGGGCGTGTGGGCCAGCGTGCGCATCAGCATCGGCCCCGAAAACGCGCGGCGGTATCCATCCTTCGCCTGGTGGGTGGTGAACCGCCTGGCGTTCCTGGTCGGCACCACGAACCTGGCCGGTTTTGCCGTGTACTTCCTGCAATCGCGCCTGGGCTTTCCGGGCGAAACGGCCGCCAAGCCTGCTTCGCAGTTGATGATGGTGGTGGGCATTCTGATTCTGCTTTTCGCCTTCCCGAGCGGGTACCTGGCGGACCGAGTCGGGCGCAAGCGATTGGTGGCGGCGAGTGGCATCATTGCGGCGCTGGGCGCGCTGGTGCTCATTCTGGCGCCCAACATGACCGTCATCTACGTGGGCGGCTGCATCGTCGGCGCGGCCACCGGCATGTTCTTCACCACCAACTGGGCCTTGGGCACCGACATCGTGCCGAAGGAAGAGGCCGGCAAGTACCTGGGCATCTCCAACCTGGCGGGGGCGGGGGCCGGCGCGGTGGGCGGCTACATCGGCGGCCCCATCGCCGACTACTTCACCCGCCATGTGCCCCAGTCGCCGGGCATCGGGTATGTGCTCATCTTCGCCATCTACGGGTTCATGTTCCTCGTGTCGGCGCTGGTGCTGACGCGCGTGCGCGAGGAGTGGAAAGGCAAAACAGCGGAAGGATAGGCGAATTGGCGCAGAGGGGGCAGACCTAGACGTCTGCCCCTGGCCGTTGCCACCTGTGGGCGCGAGGTCATTGCGCGGCGCGCGTCTGAATGGCCTCTTTCTCCATCGCCACGAGGACCTTCGCGACCTCCTCAATCGCCACGCGCTGCTTGCGGTACAGGTCCGACTCGCTCATGGCGAGTTTGCGGGCGATGTCGCTGGTCTTCTGGCGCTGGATGAACTTCATCTCCAGAATGTTGTACAGCAGCCAGTCGGGCGCCGTGAACGAACGTTCTCCGGCGGGCTTCAGCATCTCCACCGCCTGGATGAGGGTCTGGCGGAGCGCCTTGGCCGGATTGCCGTTGGCCTCCCCTACGGCCTGGCTCACAGCGTGCAGTTGGGTCAACGGGTTGCGCGTGAGTTTGGGCCCGCCCCAAAGTTGGCTCAAGGCGTCCTTGACCGCCTGGCGGAACTCGGCGGCGTCGGCATCCACCCGCAGCGAGGGGATCGGCGGCGTGGTGGCGTAGCGCGGCTCGGTGCGCCACTGCTGAATCTGCTGGATTTCGGGGGTGATCTGCTTGAGCGCCGCGAACACCGTCTGCTGGAGCAGACGGTCTTCCAGCGCGATCTCGGCCTGGCCCACCAGCGTCTCCAGCGATGCGATCTCTTCTTCCGTCAGCGGGTAGATGCGCGCTTCCATCCCCAGGACGCCGAGCACGCTTTGTCGGTCTTTGGAGCGCAGCGGGATCAGCCAGTAGCCATGCTCCTCGCGGAAGTTGTCGCGGCGCAGGGAAAGCCGCCTGCCGTTCTGCGAAGGGGCATCGGGGGAGGAGAGCGCCCATCCGTTGGGCCGCAGTTCGCGCAGGCACGCGCGCGCCTTCTCGGCCGAGCCACACGCGGTTTCCAATTGCAGACCTTCGCCGCTCAACAGCGCCACGAACCCGCCGCCCACCCGCAGTTGCTCGCAAATCGTGGCGAGGATGTTCTCCAGGATTTGCGACAGGTCGCTGCTGGTCAGAAGGCGATTGTCCAGTTCTTGGAGCCAGAGGATCTCGTCCCTGTCCTGCCGATAGATGATGCGGTCAATGAACGGCTTGCTCACGTTGATGAGCACCTGCAAGACGACGATGAGGCCCGTTACCGAGAAGACGAGGAACGTCTCGCGGGGCAGACCCAGGAGCCGCTCCGTGTCGGGCGTGAGCAGGATGAGGGCCAGGACGCAGGTGCCCACGAACGGCCCGCGCAGCAAGTAGTGGATCAGGCTGTGCTTGATCACGCGGTCGGGCGTCAGCGCGCCGAAGTAGGCGACCGCGTACCCCATGACGACGATCATGAGCGAGACGGCCACGTTGCCGACGAACAGCAGGCTCTCCAGTGCCATCTGCGCCAGCGGATCGGGGGGCAGGCTGGCCACCAGAAGATACGGAAAGGCGCCCAACGCCGGGGCGACGAACGCCACGGCCAGGTAGGTCATGCGCCGCCGCGTGGCGGGCGTCAGCGCGCGAAGCCGCGCCCGCTGGATGTTGCGCGCTCCCGTGAGCGTGGCGATGACGAAGTACAGGGCGAAGGCCCAGAACAACGGCCCAGCCTGCAAGTAGGCGAGCGTGGGATACGTCTCGCGGCTGCGCACGATGAGGTCCGAGAACAGGACGGCCCCCAGCGTCAGCACGCCCAGGCCGTAGCCGACAAGCACGCGCGTCCGCCGAGGCCGCGCAGAGATGCCCGTCGTGCGCGCCAGGGCGTCCGAGAAGTGCAGGTAGGCCGCAGGGACAAACGCGATGCCCAGCCACTGGAAGCGGAGCCAGCCCTCAATCGCGCGGGGAACCTGGGCGTTGGCCACCATCACGTCGCCGCAGTAAACCACCGCCACGAAGAGGAGCAGCAACGAGAACGCCCGCGCGACGGCGTTGCGGAAGTTGTGGGCCAGCATGTAGGCCACCAGAGAAAACGCCGTCAGCACGATCGCCGAGGCGACGGTCAGGTTGATGGACGAAAGCAATTTCAGGGCAAATTGCAAATCAGGCGACACAAAGCCCGCTCCAGTTTCGCTTCTGCTGTTCTAGCGCAGCGGCAGGATGAAGAACAGCCGAATGCCTTGGTTCACCGCCAACTGGTCGCTGTAGCCACAAAACGCGAACCCCTGTCGCTGAAGGAACGAGATGGCGGGATGATTGTTGGTCTCGGTCTCGGCCAGGATGCCGCTCACGCCCTGGTCGCGCGCCCATGCGGCTACAGACGTCAGCAAGGCGCTCCCCACGCCCTTGCGGCGGTGCGGCGCGTCCACCACCAGGTGGCGGATGCGCGCCACAGGTTCCGATGGCACCACGGGCATGTTCAGGAAGCCGAGAATCCGGCTGTCGTTCTCGGCGACGACAAAGCATTCATCCTGCTGCCAGCAGGTTAGAAGGCCGGTTTCCAGTCGGGGAACCCGAATCTGCGCCGTGCGGGGCAGGCGGACCGTCCGAAAGGTAACGGAGATTTCGCCGCTACGGGAACGTTCCTCCACCTGCCACACGTAGTCGGTGGAATAGGAGCGGTCCATGTCCATGCACGCGTTCAGGTCCACGAGTTCCGCACGACGGATGCGCATACTCCCCTCCCGGTCTGGGTTGTTGGCCCTGCAATTTTAGCATCGCGCGGGCAAAATGGCAAGCGCAGCGCGGCCCGCCTGTGGAACCGCGAATAACGCCGATCCACACGAATGGGGAAGAGTAGGGGCAGGTTCCCATACCTGCCCCCACCCCCGGCGGCTATGGAAAGCCGCCCTACGAACTGTAACCGCGAATAACGCTAATCCACGCGAATGGGGAATGGTGGAGGAGGTTCCCATACCTGCCCGCTGCCCCTGCCTCTGCGGTGAGAATCTCGCATCGGTGCGGCGCGCTCCCGAAAGCGCGTCGCACCTCGGTCGCCCACACAGGACGCAGCCAATCCCGCAGTGCGAATGTTTGACATCTTTTCGCTCATTCCGTATAATGGCCTTGTAAGCCCGCCTGCAAAAAGCGACGGGCGCATAACGCGAGGTCAGGAGGCCGCTTTGAGGGGATTCGTCTCCGAGAGGCCGCCAGTCTTCGTAACGTCAGCGTGGGCTGTTCCGGGGATGCGGCTACATTCGCTATCAAGGGTCTTGCGGAGCGAGGATGGTTGAGTGCACGTGGACTGTAGCGCGGCGCGAACGACAGACCATGAGCGGCCCCTGCTGACCACAGCGGGGCCGTTTTCTATCCCTGGAGTGGCCCCCTCTCGGAACGAAATACCGGCCGCCAGCGCGCTTCCGCTGCCCACGGCAGAAGCGCCCTGCTCCGGCCTATGGGAAGTGAGGTGAAACACAGTTGGCTACCGTTACACTGCGATCTGGAGAGTCATACGAGGACTTGCTTCGGCGGTTCCGCAAGCAGGTAACCGAGGACAAAATCCTCAGCGTGTACCGTCAGAAGCGCTGGTATGTCTCCAAGAGCGAACTGAAGCGCAAGGCCAAACGGCGCGGCCTGCGCAAGATGCGTCAACAGCAGCGACGCATGGCCCGCCGCCTGGAGTAGGACAGGGCGGCGGCCTTGCAGAAAGAGCGAGGTTGCGAGCGCGAAAGCAGCGGTGCGACCTGACGGCCCGCGCGGTGCGCCTGTATGACACGCCGAAAATCAAACCCAGCAACTGAAGTCCCTGGGCTTCGCGCAGCCCGATACCGACGGGAAATCGTCGCCGTCCTTCTGGTTGCCCTGGGGTTGGTTACCTTGCTCAGCCTCCTTTCCATCACCCGAGGCGCGTGGATCAATTGGTGGGCGCAAGGACTCCGTCGCGTCTTCGGGTGGGGCGCTTTTCTGGTAGGCGCAGGCTTTGCGGCTACCGGCGTCTCCCTTGTGAAACCACGCGTGTGGGAACATCTGTCCCAGCAATGGGATACCGTGGTGGGTTTGGAATTATTGTTCCTGGGCCTGCTGGGCGTGTTCCACCTGATCGGCGGCGGGCCAGACCCGCTGGCGGCGGCCGACATGGGGCAGGGCGGCGGGTACGTGGGCTGGGCCATCACCCGCCTGCTCGCCTCGGCCGTCGGGACAGCAGGGGCCTGGCTGATTCTCGCGGTCGTGTTGACAGGCGGCGCGGTGCTGGGTCTCGGCCTGACTCCCCAGCACCTGGCCGCGGCACGGCAGACCGCCGCAGGGCTTGCCGAGGCGATTCGGGATCGGCTGCGTCGGCGCGAGGCCGAGGAGCCGGTGGTGAACCTCCCGCCGCAGCCTGCTCCACGGAAGCGCCCGGCCCTGCCCAAGGCCAAGGCGGCCAAGCCTGAGGTGGAGCCTGAGCCAGCGCCACAGCCGCGGGTGCGGCGGGCGAAGAATCTCCCGCCGATTGACCTGCTGGACCCAGGTTCGCCGCAGAAGTTCAGCGAGACCGATGCGCGAATCCGCGCGGCCATCATAGAGGAGACGCTGGCTTCCTTCGGCGTGCCGGCCAGGGTGGTGGAAATCAACGTCGGGCCGGTGGTAACGCAGTTCGGCGTGGAGCCCGGCTACATAGAGGCGCCCGGCTCCAACGGCCACGTCCGGCAGCGCAAGGTGCGGGTCAGCAAGATCTACGGGCTGGCCAACGACCTAGCGCTGGCTCTGGCCGCCGCGCCGATTCGGATTGAGGCCCCGGTGCCCGGGAAATCCCTGGTCGGCATAGAGGTCCCGAACGCCGACGTGAGCCTGGTGTCGCTGCGGTCGGTGTTGGAGTCCGACGCCTTCCGCAAGAGCAAGGGTCGGCTGAAGATCGCGCTGGGGCATAACGTGTCGGGCAAGCCGGTATTCGCGGACCTGGCCGAGATGCCGCACCTGCTCATCGCCGGCGCGACGGGTTCGGGCAAGTCCGTGTGCATCAACGCCATCGTCTCGTCGCTGATCTTCAACAACGGGCCGGATGCCGTCCGCCTGGTCATGATAGACCCGAAGATGGTGGAACTGACCCGATACAACGGGCTGCCCCACCTCATCGGGCCGGTGGTGGTGGAGTTGGAGTCGGCTGTGGCGGCGCTTCGGTGGGTTACCTTCCAGATGGACGAGCGCTACCGCAAGTTCGCGGCTGAGAAGGCGCGCCACCTGGAGGATTACAACCGCCGGCAGATGGCGCAGGGCCAAGACCCGCTGCCGCGCATCGTGGTGGTGATTGACGAACTGGCCGACCTGATGATGATGAGCCCCGAAGAGGTGGAGCGGTCAATCTGTCGCATCGCCCAGATGGCGCGGGCTACGGGCATTCACCTGGTCATCGCCACCCAGCGCCCGTCGGTGGATGTGGTAACGGGCCTCATCAAGGCCAACTTCCCGGCCCGCATCTCGTTTGCGGTAACGTCGCAGGTGGATTCGCGGGTGATTCTGGACACGGCCGGCGCCGAGAAACTGCTGGGGCGCGGCGACATGCTGTTCATGTCGCCCGATTCCAGCCACCTGCAGCGGTTGCAGGGCTGCTTTGTCTCGGACCGCGAGGTGGACAACCTGGTGAAGTTCTGGGTAGAGGCGCTGCCTGCCGAAGGCCCGCCAGCGCCCGCGCCGTGGGCCTCGCTGGAAGAGGCCGAGGAGGAGGACGATCTGCTGGACCAGGCCATCGCGCTGGTGCGGCAGACCGGGACCGCGTCGGCGTCGCTGCTGCAGCGGCGGATGCGCATCGGGTATCCGCGGGCGGCGCGGCTGATTGACCTCATGGAAGAGCGCGGCATCATCGGGCCGCCCGAGGTCGGGGGCAAGCCCAGGGAAGTGTTGCTGGACGATTTTGACGAGTTCTCGGACAACGGGACACTGGACGCCGACGGCCCGCAGACCGGCGCGGGCCCAGGGACGTGCGCGTAGGCGCGCCGAGTTTGAGGCAGGAGGTTGCATGGCGAAACGGGACACGCGACAGGCGAAGAAGAAGGAAGTCATTGAGGCGCAAGGCACCGTGATAGAGACGCTGCCCAACGCCCAGTTCCGCGTTCAACTGGATTCTGGGCACGAGGTGCTCGCGCACATCTCCGGCAAGATCCGCATGTACTACATCCGCATCCTGCTGGGCGACCGCGTTCTGGTGGAGTTGTCGCCCTACGACTTGACCCGCGGGCGCATCGTGTACCGCTACAAGAAGTAGGCGGACGCGAATCCCTGCCACGGGGCGGGGATGGCGACGAAATTCGCAGCGCCGCGGTCGTGGGGACGAGGTCCCCGCCAACCGTGGCGGGGCGTGCCCACACAGAGCCGTCTTGAAGTCAGCCGCTGGAGTGGCTGGCTTTCTTTTTGCCACATCATGTAGGATGTGGGTATCAGACCTGCCCCTGCTGAACCTGCCCCTACGCTAGACCCGCCCCCACGATTTGCGCCCACGACGCGACGCGCGCCCGTATCCGCAGCCCCCGTGGTGCGTTTGACTCAACGGAAACAAGCGGCGGGGTGTCTCCCAGGGTTGGCCCAACCTCTGTCCACGAATGCCCCCCAAGCATTCGGGCGGCAGGCGGCCTCCCTCCGCCCAACCAATCCTGGGAGACCCCCGTACGCGACCTCAAAGCATAGGAGGATCACGATGGAACGAAAACTCACTCGGCTCCTCTCGGTGATGGTGGGGATCGTGGCCGTGCTGACGCTCCTGGTGCCCACGGCCCTGGCCGAAGGCCCATCGCCAGAGCCCCCAGGAAACCCCTCGGTAAGCTTCGTCGGCATCATCCAGGCGAAGCACAGCGACACAGAGTGGATTGTGTCCGGCGTGACGGTTCGGCTCAACGCGCAGACGGTGGTCAACGAGCAGGCCGGCCCCGCGGACGTAGGCGCAACCGTGCAGGTTGTCGGCGTCCGCCAGCCGGATCGTTCCGTGCTGGCGCGGATGATCAAGGTGCTCAGGCCTCCCATCCAGTTGCGGCCGGTGCACTTCGCCGCGCCCATTGTGGCGCTGCCCCCCGATGGCGTGCTGGGCGAGTGGACGGTGGGCACGGAGACGGTCGTCGTGTCCGACAAGACCAAGTTGCTGCCCGACGGCGTCGTGCCTGCGGTGGGGGACATCGCCGACGTAACGGGCTTCCGGACGAGCGACGGCAAAGTGGACGCGCGACTCATCCTCATCCGCAGACCCAGCCAGGTGGAGGTGGAGTTCTTCGGGCCGATTCAGAGCATCGGCGAGACCGAGTGGACGGTGCGCAACGTCCGGGTGATCATCACCGCGACCACGGAGATCATCGGCACGCCGCAGGTGGGCCTCATCGCCGAGGTCAAGGGATTCCTGCAGCCCGACCGATCCGTGGTGGCCACGCGCATTCGCGTGCGCGAGCCGCAGCACGAGCCGGTCAGTTTCCAGGGGATCATCGTCAGCAAGTCTAGCGAGGAACTGCCGGCGGTGTGGGGCATACGGCCGCTCACGAGCACCGACCTGCTCCCCAGCGTCATCAGCGTAACGGTTACGGTCAGCACGACCATTGACGAGACGAAGGGGCCGGCGGATGTGGGCGCGCTGGTGCACGTCGTGGCGGTGCCGGTGAGCGTGAGCAATGTCGCCGACGCCAACGGGATCCTTGTGGCGCTGCGCATCAAGGTGCTCCGCCCGCCGCTGAACCAGGAGATCACATTCGCGGGGCGCATTGACGAGATTCACGACGACTACTGGATCGTCCGCGGCATCCGCGTGCTCATCACGCCCGAGACGGTGATAGACGGGCTGCCCCCTGCCGTCGGGCTGATGGCGGTGGTTACCGGCACGCTGCGAACCGACCGCGTGGTGGAGGCGTCGCACATCACCGTCCGCGAGGCCGTGCCCGACATCATGGACTTCACCGGACGGGTCGTGCAGAAATCGCCCATCCCGGGCATCTGGAAGATCGCGCCCGATGGGACGCTGCCGGTCATCTACGACATCTGGGTTACGCCGTGGACGGTTATCGTTGGCCCGGTGGAGGTGGGCTCCCACGTGCGCGTGATTGCCCTCCGCTCCGCCAGCGGGCACATGGTCGCGCTGAAGATTGAGGCCATACGCGCCACGACGGAATAGGCGAGGGGGAACGGGTCTCGTTGGCCGGGTGCGGCCCGCTACCGCACCCGGCGTTTTGTTGGAGAGGAGCCATGCGTCGCAGCGTTGTCATCGTGTCAGTCTTGTGCCTCGTGATCACTGCTGCCGTCCGCGCCCAGGTCGGCGCGCCGCTGTCCGCGTCGGCGGGCGGGTGGTCCACGCCCATTGCCCTGGGGTCGGCATCCGCCGGAATTGCAGATGTGGCGCTGGCGGTTTCCGACGGGGGCGTCGTGCACGTGGTCTGGGAGGATGACGGCCGCCTTTGGCACGCATACGGCGCGCCCACCGTGAACCCCGTCGCCCGCGAGGCGGCGCAAGGCGTTGGCCCTGCGCTTGTGGGCGGCCAGGGAGCCGCCGCGCATCTGGCCTTCGCAGCCCAACTGGGCGGGCAGTGGGATGTGTACGAATCCGATTGGGATGGGAGCGCGTGGGCACTCCCCGTGAGCGCCATGCCGACGGACGGGGACTCGCTATCGCCTGCCGCCGACAGGTTCGGGACGCTGCTGGCCGTGGCCTGGACCGAGCGAGGGGCCGCGTACAATGAGGTCTATCTCGCTACGCGCGACGGCGCAGCGCCGTGGACGGCCGAGGCCGTGCCCGGCGCTTCGGGCAGCGCGTCGGACGTGTGCTTGGACGCCCAGGGGACTCACGTGCTGTTCCAGGAGCGCGACCCGCTGACGGGCAAGCAGCAACTGTGGTACACGGTTCGGAGCGGCATGGAGTGGTCGCTGCCGGTCTCGGTCTCCAACGCGCCCGATTTCAACGCCTCGGCGGGGCATCTGGCGTGCCTGGCAGGACTGGCGCACGCCGTCTGGCAGCAGGACACCGGAGCGGGATACCAAATCTACTACGCGTCGGGCTCGGCGTCGGGTTGGGGTAGCGCCGTCGGCGTTTCGGGCGCGGGCGGCGCCTTCGCGCCGGACTTGGCCCAGGGGAGCGACGGAAGCCTTCACATCGCCTGGGCGCGGATGGATTCGGTGGCGTATCGCCGATGGTTCGCGGGCGCCTGGGGCGAGACGGAAACCGTCGGCGTATCCGGTACGCCCCTGGATGTGGCCGTGGGCGTGGCGCCCGATGGCACTGTGCACCTGGCCTGGGTGACGCTGGGGACAGATGGCCTGGCGCGGGTGATGTACGCCTGGCGCGCAAGCGCGTCGTCAACGCCTACCCCCACGGCAACGCTCACCCGGACGCCGACGGCCACGAGGACCCCCACGGCGACGCCGACGAGGACGGCGACCAGGCCGCCCGTGCCGAAGCGGGTCTTCCTGCCGGCGGTGTTCCGCGGCCCGCGCTAGCCCCGCTTGCGCATGTACCGCTGGAGCAAGAGATAGCCCAGGGCCGTGCCCAAGGCGAGGCCGCCCGCCGCGAACCACAGGGCGACCTTGAGCCCCGCATCGTACATCGCGCCGCCTAGCGCGGGGCCGATGCCATACGCCAAGCCCCACGTGAGGGCCAGAAGCCCCATGTAGCGCCCGCGCATCTCGGCCGGCGAAAGGTCGGCGGTGAAGGCGTTGGCCGTGGGTGAGACTACTATCTCGCCCAGGGTGTAGATGACCGCGCACGCGATGAACCCAGGGAACGCCGACACCAACCCGATGGCGCCCAGGCCGACGCCGTACAGGGCCGCGCCGAGCGCCAGGGTCGGCAGCCGCGGCCACCGGGCAATGGCGCGGGTGATGGCCATCTGGAGCGCCACCACCATCGCCGCGTTGGTGGTCATGACCCACCCGAAGTAGCGTTCGCCCAGCCCAAGCGATTCCTTCATGTGCACCGGCAAGTTCGTCGTTACCTGAGCGTAGGCCACTGCGGTCAAAAGCCCCAGCACGCAGAAGAGCATGAACGGCGCGTCGCGAAACACAGGGCCGAACCCGCGCGATGGGTTGTTGCCGGCGTGCGCTCGGGCGGCGTCGGTCAGGGTCTCGCGCACCAGGAACCAAGTCAGGACGAACACCGCCAGCGAGGCCGACGCCGCCAAGCCGAAGGAGAGTAGGTACGAGACGCTGGCCAGGAACCCGCCGATGGCCGGGCCGATGGCATAGCCCAGGTTGCTAGCGACGCGCAGCATACTGTAGGCTTCGGCCCGCTGGCTTGGCTGGGTCAAATCGGCGATCATGGCGTCCCTCGCAGGCTGCGAGAGCGGGCTGGTCAGCCCGATGGCGGCGGCCAGGACGACCATCTGCGCGTAGGTGGATGCCAGGCCCATCAGGAGCAGCACGACGCTGGTGGAAAGCAAACTGACGAGCATCACCGTGCGGCGCCCGAAGCGGTCGGCGATGAACCCGCCCAGCATTCCGGCGCACAATCCGGCGGCGGCGTTGATGGTGAAGACGAGCCCCACCTGGAGCAGGGGGATTCCCAGCCGCTGCCGCAGGTACAGCGTCAGAAACGGGAACACCAACGCGCTTCCGAGGGAGTTGATGAACCCGCCCCCTACGAGCACCCACAACTGGGTGGGGAAGGAACGGTAGTACGCACGCGGCTGGGGCTGCATCAGGTTGCCCCTCGCGTGTGCGGGGTCGCCCAGGGCTGTGCCGCAGGCGGGTTCGCGCTCATAGTTCCACCTGGCGGAAGGCAAGCCAGGCCGCCACCCAACAGCCCACGGCGATGGCCAGCGCGCTGATGAAGCCGCCCCACGCCATCTGGAACGTGCCGTTGCCCGCGGCCAGCGCCCGCCCCAGCAGGTCGCCCGGCAGGTACGGGGCCAGCCGTGGGATCGCGCCGAGCAGGCCGATGAGCAGGTAGCCGCCGAAGCCCACGGCCGCCGACACGGCCAGGCTCTTCGTCAGGGTGCTCCCCAGGAACGTGATCGCCAGGAGCGCGGTGAGGTATACGCCGACCAGCGCTGCCATAGCCGCGCAGCGGCCCAATGGCAGCGGGCCGAGCAGGAGCCGCGTGTAGTACGCGTGGACCATCGCCGCCAGCGCCAACGCGGCCCACGTTATGATGAGCAGCGCCAGCGCCTTGGACAGCAGGAAGGCCCCGCGCGGCACGGGCTTGCTCAGGGTGAAGGCCACCGTCCCCTTGTCCCGCTCGCGGGAGACCGCTCCCATGGCGATGAGAATCAGCGCGATGGCCCCGATTTGCGACATGTTCTTGACGAACTGCGCGTTGGCGTCGGCCACCGTGGGCGGGGGCAACTGGATGACCATCCCCTGCGTGTCCAACACGGCGAGGATGTCGGGCATGTAGCGCGCTGCCGCGGGCGACAGTATCCCGAAGATCACGAACACGACGCCGAGAACCACCGCGCGGTAGGTCCGCCAGTACTCCAGGAGTTCCTTTCTCAAGAGAGTCCCAAGCCGCATGGTCATGCACCTCCCGAGGCATGGCGTCCGCCAGGCTCGCGGCCCAGCACCCGCAGGAAGACATCTTCCAGGCTGGACATTCCTACTTCGTAGCGGAGGAGGATGGCGGGGCTGGACGCGATGATTGCGGGCAGTTGGCGGCGCGCGGTCTCCTCGTCGGTCGCGAACACGCGCAGGCAGTCGTCGGCGCGCTCCACGCGTTCGGCCCAGGGCAGCGATTCCAGTCGGGCGTGCAGCGCGCGGATGTCGGGTTCTTCGCCTGCCACCACCGCCGTGAACACCGGCACGGCATAGCGGCGGCGCAACTCTTCCTGATCGGCCACGGCAAGGAGCCGCCCGCGGTCTATGATGGCGACGGTATCGCACGTCCGCTCCACATCGGCCAGGATGTGCGTGGACATGAAGATGGTGATGCCATCGTGGGCGCGCAGCCGCCGGATGAGCGCCAGCACCTCATGCCGCCCGATGGGGTCCAGCGCCGAAGCAGGCTCGTCCAGGATGAGCACCGGCGGGGCGTTGACCAGCGCCTGGGCCAGGCCCAGGCGTTGCCGCATGCCCCGCGAGAACCCGCCCACCTTGCGGCCGGCCACGGGTTTCAGCCCCACCAGGTCTAGCAATTCCTCCACGCGCGGCTTGAGGGCGCGGTCCGGGATGCCGAACAGGCGCCCGGCGTAAGTGAGCAACTCCCGCGCCGTCATCCAACCGTAGAACACGGGTTCCTCGGGC
The window above is part of the Chloroflexota bacterium genome. Proteins encoded here:
- a CDS encoding GNAT family N-acetyltransferase; translated protein: MRIRRAELVDLNACMDMDRSYSTDYVWQVEERSRSGEISVTFRTVRLPRTAQIRVPRLETGLLTCWQQDECFVVAENDSRILGFLNMPVVPSEPVARIRHLVVDAPHRRKGVGSALLTSVAAWARDQGVSGILAETETNNHPAISFLQRQGFAFCGYSDQLAVNQGIRLFFILPLR
- the rpsU gene encoding 30S ribosomal protein S21 → MATVTLRSGESYEDLLRRFRKQVTEDKILSVYRQKRWYVSKSELKRKAKRRGLRKMRQQQRRMARRLE
- a CDS encoding DNA translocase FtsK: MTRLLASAVGTAGAWLILAVVLTGGAVLGLGLTPQHLAAARQTAAGLAEAIRDRLRRREAEEPVVNLPPQPAPRKRPALPKAKAAKPEVEPEPAPQPRVRRAKNLPPIDLLDPGSPQKFSETDARIRAAIIEETLASFGVPARVVEINVGPVVTQFGVEPGYIEAPGSNGHVRQRKVRVSKIYGLANDLALALAAAPIRIEAPVPGKSLVGIEVPNADVSLVSLRSVLESDAFRKSKGRLKIALGHNVSGKPVFADLAEMPHLLIAGATGSGKSVCINAIVSSLIFNNGPDAVRLVMIDPKMVELTRYNGLPHLIGPVVVELESAVAALRWVTFQMDERYRKFAAEKARHLEDYNRRQMAQGQDPLPRIVVVIDELADLMMMSPEEVERSICRIAQMARATGIHLVIATQRPSVDVVTGLIKANFPARISFAVTSQVDSRVILDTAGAEKLLGRGDMLFMSPDSSHLQRLQGCFVSDREVDNLVKFWVEALPAEGPPAPAPWASLEEAEEEDDLLDQAIALVRQTGTASASLLQRRMRIGYPRAARLIDLMEERGIIGPPEVGGKPREVLLDDFDEFSDNGTLDADGPQTGAGPGTCA
- a CDS encoding GAF domain-containing protein; this encodes MSPDLQFALKLLSSINLTVASAIVLTAFSLVAYMLAHNFRNAVARAFSLLLLFVAVVYCGDVMVANAQVPRAIEGWLRFQWLGIAFVPAAYLHFSDALARTTGISARPRRTRVLVGYGLGVLTLGAVLFSDLIVRSRETYPTLAYLQAGPLFWAFALYFVIATLTGARNIQRARLRALTPATRRRMTYLAVAFVAPALGAFPYLLVASLPPDPLAQMALESLLFVGNVAVSLMIVVMGYAVAYFGALTPDRVIKHSLIHYLLRGPFVGTCVLALILLTPDTERLLGLPRETFLVFSVTGLIVVLQVLINVSKPFIDRIIYRQDRDEILWLQELDNRLLTSSDLSQILENILATICEQLRVGGGFVALLSGEGLQLETACGSAEKARACLRELRPNGWALSSPDAPSQNGRRLSLRRDNFREEHGYWLIPLRSKDRQSVLGVLGMEARIYPLTEEEIASLETLVGQAEIALEDRLLQQTVFAALKQITPEIQQIQQWRTEPRYATTPPIPSLRVDADAAEFRQAVKDALSQLWGGPKLTRNPLTQLHAVSQAVGEANGNPAKALRQTLIQAVEMLKPAGERSFTAPDWLLYNILEMKFIQRQKTSDIARKLAMSESDLYRKQRVAIEEVAKVLVAMEKEAIQTRAAQ
- a CDS encoding MFS transporter, whose protein sequence is MRRIRWYDYITVNIYWLGLTTVSQSFSIIIPLIVQRFVTTAEQGEAYGTIRLYTLMVALLAQALFGMLSDRSTLRWGRRRPFILLGTLGNMLAIIAVGASPTYWFLFGALVFSQIASNAAHGAEQGLIPDLVPEEYRGRFSGIKAVMDLLPVIIVAMTVGPLVAKGQMWAGIFVAVGILFVTMALTMLVREEPLREPPGPLNWEPFLRLVAMTLVFLVVILGLGAAAKWVGEQVAGVQSVPALLLIMGLVGAVAIAGAVIVGVWASVRISIGPENARRYPSFAWWVVNRLAFLVGTTNLAGFAVYFLQSRLGFPGETAAKPASQLMMVVGILILLFAFPSGYLADRVGRKRLVAASGIIAALGALVLILAPNMTVIYVGGCIVGAATGMFFTTNWALGTDIVPKEEAGKYLGISNLAGAGAGAVGGYIGGPIADYFTRHVPQSPGIGYVLIFAIYGFMFLVSALVLTRVREEWKGKTAEG
- the infA gene encoding translation initiation factor IF-1, whose translation is MAKRDTRQAKKKEVIEAQGTVIETLPNAQFRVQLDSGHEVLAHISGKIRMYYIRILLGDRVLVELSPYDLTRGRIVYRYKK